From Desulfatiglans anilini DSM 4660, one genomic window encodes:
- a CDS encoding YfaP family protein has protein sequence MTDTPPTFSHWEVQPRSIRLSAGEFEQRVPLSLRGDVDAPVFASSNTEVAEIGPDGVVRCGWTIGNAVLMVWRSSVRDSLRHVLVEVRDPSWFADHPDFASGASVFLSGMVVNALNTSGVGNALIEFRRSETGPAAFQTFANAYGGFELTVSEGFYYVEVTAPGYIAWHGWVNADPNTSGDIQIVLSPELDGQVARIVLQWGLNPRDLDSHLTGPTPSGGRFHVFYSHTIENEAAELDVDDTSSYGPETITIHRLIPGVYRYAVHDYTNRNANPSTGLAQSGASVKVFLSDGREQTFTVPNAPGTVWTVFEIDGATGTVTPVNAMSYQSQPANVGM, from the coding sequence ATGACGGATACCCCGCCAACCTTTAGCCACTGGGAGGTTCAGCCTCGCTCCATTCGCCTCTCCGCTGGCGAGTTCGAGCAACGGGTTCCGCTCTCCCTACGCGGCGACGTGGACGCCCCGGTCTTTGCCTCCAGCAACACGGAGGTCGCGGAGATCGGGCCGGACGGTGTCGTTCGCTGCGGCTGGACCATCGGCAACGCCGTGCTCATGGTCTGGCGATCCTCGGTCCGGGACAGCCTCCGACATGTACTGGTGGAGGTCCGCGATCCGTCCTGGTTCGCCGACCACCCGGACTTTGCCAGCGGAGCATCGGTCTTCCTCAGCGGCATGGTGGTCAACGCCCTCAACACCAGCGGCGTCGGCAACGCGCTGATCGAATTCCGCCGCTCGGAAACCGGCCCGGCGGCGTTCCAGACCTTTGCCAACGCCTATGGCGGGTTCGAGCTGACCGTGTCCGAGGGGTTTTATTACGTGGAGGTCACCGCGCCGGGATACATCGCCTGGCATGGCTGGGTGAACGCCGACCCCAACACCTCCGGCGACATCCAGATCGTTCTCTCGCCCGAACTCGACGGCCAGGTCGCCCGCATCGTGTTGCAGTGGGGGCTCAACCCCCGGGATCTCGATTCCCATCTCACCGGACCGACGCCATCGGGCGGTCGTTTCCATGTGTTCTATTCCCACACCATCGAAAACGAGGCGGCGGAATTGGACGTGGACGACACCAGTTCCTACGGGCCGGAGACCATCACCATCCATCGGCTCATTCCCGGCGTCTACCGCTACGCGGTCCACGACTACACCAACCGCAACGCCAATCCGAGCACCGGCCTGGCGCAGTCCGGAGCATCGGTGAAAGTGTTCCTGAGCGATGGCCGTGAGCAGACCTTCACCGTTCCCAATGCCCCGGGCACGGTCTGGACCGTGTTCGAAATAGACGGTGCGACCGGGACTGTGACGCCGGTCAACGCCATGAGCTATCAATCCCAACCCGCCAATGTCGGCATGTAA
- a CDS encoding GPW/gp25 family protein, with protein sequence MSYDFLGKGLRYPFRFQSVSGGTQISTATSREHEHIRESILQILGTRIGERFMNPEFGSRLKDLVFEQNDEVLKGLLRHYVIDAIKRWEKRVIITEVRFDDRPLNIDGNLLLVHIAYRVIQSQVDGNLVYPFYREDPNNPAPSYPQPEPEPEPPPVRSVRLSPDVRSLFNLLWFDAAEMSPDPNDFLVWPAGEYEVAYIEGAFQDRNGKWIVSDPGDNHGHYLTFEGAPETETPQAEHALYLAASGLGFDTQSQAEDNAAGTVHRISTSEPGRIGLFYFEGKKESHYLNNTSGQPNPVWQLRGPL encoded by the coding sequence ATGAGCTACGATTTCCTCGGCAAGGGGCTGCGGTATCCGTTCCGGTTTCAGTCTGTATCCGGCGGCACCCAGATTTCGACCGCCACCTCGCGGGAGCACGAGCATATCCGCGAAAGCATCCTGCAGATCCTCGGCACCCGGATCGGCGAACGGTTCATGAATCCGGAGTTCGGCTCCAGGCTGAAGGATCTGGTGTTCGAACAGAACGACGAGGTGCTCAAGGGCCTGCTGCGCCATTACGTGATCGACGCCATCAAGCGCTGGGAAAAGCGGGTGATCATCACGGAGGTGCGCTTCGACGACCGGCCGCTGAACATCGACGGCAACCTGCTGCTGGTACATATCGCCTACCGGGTGATCCAGAGCCAGGTGGACGGCAACCTGGTCTATCCCTTCTACAGAGAAGACCCGAACAATCCCGCGCCCAGCTATCCCCAGCCGGAACCCGAGCCGGAACCACCGCCGGTGCGCAGCGTGCGCCTGTCGCCAGACGTGCGCTCGCTGTTCAATCTGCTCTGGTTTGACGCGGCCGAGATGAGCCCCGACCCGAACGATTTTTTGGTCTGGCCAGCGGGGGAATACGAAGTCGCCTACATCGAGGGAGCCTTTCAGGACCGCAACGGCAAGTGGATCGTCAGCGATCCGGGTGACAACCACGGCCATTACCTGACGTTCGAGGGAGCGCCCGAAACGGAAACGCCCCAGGCCGAGCACGCCCTCTATCTGGCCGCGAGCGGTCTGGGCTTCGACACCCAGAGTCAGGCGGAAGACAACGCCGCTGGCACCGTTCACCGGATCAGCACGTCGGAGCCGGGCCGCATCGGTCTGTTCTATTTCGAGGGCAAGAAGGAATCCCACTACCTCAACAACACCTCCGGGCAGCCCAATCCCGTCTGGCAACTGCGCGGCCCGCTCTGA
- a CDS encoding baseplate J/gp47 family protein, translating to MGRASIGYINKDYESIRQELLAKIPQLTDRWTDFNHSDLGVVLLDLFCGVGDMLAYYLDAQAAEAFLPTARQRQNVINLCKLIGYRLDSPVASTTTLRFRLSAPLGKDLTIPAGTACRALLNDGEADFETVEDGLLPRGVLSVDIPARQGVRRTETFTSTGLPFQRIRLTGDVIAQGTITVTVGDDAWSEVDHFQDSLADSRHFMADLDTLDISPLIFGDGQSGAVPAQGSAIAVSYLQTIGDRGNLGPNRITQLLSPIYLDGGQVSLTVTNPVPATGGASREALEHARRQAPAELRSLWKAVTLEDYQALAEGYPGVAKAKVLDTNACQNIRYYNVQLAIAPNGGGMPSALLKRDLAEFLEHRKVITVEINLFDPIYRPVSIDAEVYVWPGEPLENVRSRIEAALTDFFSFDRVSFGQTIHFSDLVALIDGVRGVSHMHLYAPQQDIELRHGEIPVLGSVNLDLRRAG from the coding sequence ATGGGCCGCGCAAGCATCGGATACATCAACAAGGATTACGAATCGATCCGCCAGGAGCTGTTGGCGAAAATCCCGCAGCTCACCGACCGTTGGACCGATTTCAACCACTCCGATCTCGGCGTCGTCCTGCTCGATCTGTTCTGCGGCGTGGGCGACATGCTGGCCTACTACCTGGATGCCCAGGCGGCGGAGGCTTTCCTGCCCACGGCCCGCCAGCGGCAGAACGTCATCAACCTCTGCAAGCTCATCGGCTATCGGCTGGATTCACCGGTGGCCTCCACCACCACGCTGCGTTTTCGGCTCTCCGCCCCGCTTGGCAAGGACCTGACCATTCCGGCGGGAACGGCCTGCCGCGCCTTGTTGAATGACGGCGAGGCTGATTTCGAGACGGTCGAGGACGGCCTGCTACCGCGAGGCGTGCTCTCGGTGGATATTCCGGCCCGGCAAGGCGTGCGCCGCACCGAGACCTTCACTTCGACGGGGCTGCCATTCCAGCGCATCCGCCTGACCGGCGACGTCATCGCCCAGGGCACCATCACCGTTACGGTGGGGGACGACGCCTGGAGCGAGGTCGATCACTTCCAGGACAGCCTGGCCGACAGCCGCCATTTCATGGCCGACCTGGACACCCTCGACATCTCCCCCCTGATTTTCGGCGACGGGCAAAGCGGCGCTGTACCCGCTCAGGGAAGCGCCATCGCCGTCAGCTATCTGCAGACCATCGGAGACCGGGGCAATCTCGGCCCGAACCGGATCACCCAACTGCTGAGCCCGATCTACCTCGACGGAGGCCAGGTTTCCCTGACCGTCACCAATCCTGTGCCCGCCACCGGCGGCGCTTCGCGGGAAGCCCTCGAACACGCCCGCCGACAGGCACCGGCGGAGCTGCGCAGTCTCTGGAAAGCCGTCACCCTGGAGGATTACCAGGCGCTCGCCGAAGGTTACCCCGGCGTCGCCAAGGCCAAGGTGCTCGACACCAATGCCTGCCAAAACATCCGCTATTACAACGTCCAACTGGCCATCGCCCCCAACGGCGGCGGAATGCCCTCGGCGCTGCTCAAGCGGGACCTCGCGGAGTTTCTCGAACACCGCAAGGTCATCACGGTCGAGATCAACCTGTTCGACCCGATCTACCGCCCCGTTTCCATCGACGCCGAGGTCTACGTCTGGCCCGGTGAACCGCTGGAAAACGTGCGCAGCCGCATCGAAGCCGCGCTCACCGATTTCTTTTCTTTCGACCGGGTCTCCTTCGGCCAGACCATCCACTTCTCCGACCTGGTGGCCCTGATCGATGGCGTGCGCGGCGTCAGCCACATGCATCTCTACGCGCCCCAGCAGGACATCGAGCTGCGCCACGGCGAAATCCCGGTTCTCGGCAGCGTCAACCTCGATCTGCGGAGGGCCGGTTGA
- a CDS encoding phage tail protein produces MSDWFKDNLLGLLPPLYEHNDEAGDLRTFLSLPAGTFDELKQAIDDFPTIFDVDHCDERFLPLLARLVGLEVDGTCSPDCQRRRVREAVEIYRRKGTIPAIERDFDSLGWQGELQETFRSALRLNARSRLSNAKLPGLVFSLGVFRVLCLNQTEGLRDALVFHHPAGTRCFWLQFLLEWIEGGAMLDFGHANAVRRIVLAFLDETFVLGRSSLGSCRHLTNKQRAWELLQLTSTTEMVPEIDRAAVKVSRFHGRQNRMRLNHKALNDWRLPYTRVGEDRVSFCTPVYTGRDFEGDVLESGFGLGESHLNRKSLTHGETELRYCFRQKDFFFDTQAEPVERAEAKYDLRLPLESRHRLCFQLGRARLNAGLDLTANQGGISNLLLASTAGCDADVTLAVDRIDRWRRRGPVFRLNANTLNTRYLSNANLTGERASLEVYVDTGSLQRHRVETMKLGASPLNTTGLRLSVDRTRPMRVSRMRLNQAGFRWSRPSFRWLFRQQDLHAPTQAGFESATNNYRATQWPI; encoded by the coding sequence ATGTCGGATTGGTTCAAGGACAATCTGCTCGGCCTGCTGCCGCCGCTTTACGAGCACAACGACGAGGCCGGTGACCTGCGCACCTTTCTGAGCCTTCCCGCCGGAACGTTCGACGAACTCAAGCAGGCCATCGACGACTTCCCGACCATTTTTGACGTCGACCACTGCGACGAACGCTTCCTGCCGCTGCTGGCGAGACTCGTCGGCCTCGAAGTGGACGGCACCTGTTCGCCGGACTGCCAGCGCCGCCGTGTGCGGGAGGCGGTCGAGATCTATCGCCGCAAGGGCACCATTCCGGCCATCGAACGCGACTTCGACTCGCTCGGTTGGCAGGGGGAACTGCAGGAGACCTTCCGCTCGGCTCTGCGTCTCAATGCTCGCTCCCGACTCAGCAACGCCAAACTGCCCGGGCTGGTGTTCAGCCTCGGCGTGTTTCGCGTGCTGTGTCTCAACCAGACCGAAGGGCTGCGGGACGCCCTGGTGTTTCACCATCCGGCGGGCACGCGCTGTTTCTGGCTCCAGTTTCTCCTGGAATGGATCGAAGGCGGCGCGATGCTCGACTTCGGGCACGCCAATGCCGTGCGCCGGATCGTATTGGCGTTTCTCGACGAGACCTTCGTCCTTGGCCGCTCCTCGCTCGGTTCCTGCCGTCACCTGACCAACAAGCAAAGGGCCTGGGAGCTGCTGCAGCTCACCAGTACAACGGAGATGGTCCCGGAAATCGACCGGGCCGCCGTGAAGGTCTCCCGTTTTCACGGCCGCCAGAACCGGATGCGCCTGAACCACAAGGCCCTCAACGACTGGCGGCTGCCCTACACCCGTGTCGGCGAGGATCGGGTTTCCTTCTGTACGCCCGTCTACACCGGCCGCGACTTCGAAGGGGATGTGCTGGAAAGCGGCTTCGGGCTGGGCGAGAGCCATCTCAACCGCAAATCGCTGACCCATGGCGAGACCGAGCTGCGCTACTGCTTTCGGCAGAAGGACTTCTTTTTCGACACGCAGGCGGAACCGGTCGAGCGTGCGGAGGCCAAGTACGATCTGCGCCTGCCCCTGGAATCCCGGCACCGCCTCTGCTTTCAGCTTGGCCGCGCCAGGCTCAACGCCGGTCTCGACCTCACCGCCAACCAGGGCGGCATCAGCAATCTGCTGCTCGCCTCCACCGCTGGCTGCGACGCGGACGTCACCCTGGCCGTGGACCGGATCGACCGATGGCGGCGGAGAGGGCCTGTGTTCCGGCTCAACGCGAACACCCTGAACACCCGGTATCTGAGCAATGCGAATCTGACCGGCGAACGGGCCTCGCTTGAAGTCTACGTGGACACGGGCTCTCTCCAGCGCCATCGGGTCGAGACCATGAAGCTGGGCGCGAGCCCGCTCAACACCACCGGCCTGCGCCTTTCCGTGGATCGGACCCGACCCATGCGCGTCAGCCGCATGCGCCTCAACCAGGCCGGATTCCGCTGGTCGCGTCCTTCCTTCCGCTGGCTGTTCCGTCAGCAGGATCTGCACGCGCCGACGCAGGCCGGGTTCGAGTCCGCCACCAACAACTATCGCGCCACCCAGTGGCCCATCTGA
- a CDS encoding DUF4815 domain-containing protein — MSISRETFDPTKNYKRIRYHQDRDLLDSELNEQQDIINLERRKIADILFKEGSIIMGLEVSAAANVLTLAPGVVYIDGHLEQVSGATLTYDPATTSGADYVYVELLKYNYGYTQDPALINPATGEPTAEREKWVLSLKATDTSGQTLPNNVAERRVIPIYKFDRESGDVTPTVQEKSNLYLRDLLGTLPGSRITVSSITEDQLSFAAAEGLNSLIQNLAERTFDQAGSYLVRGFDTFIGGVDDDSVEAITNAGRAYIQGFRHQRDLPTSTLVPKSIATKSVRGEQKTFDINKRRYPVNSTPLKETTQVEAIVEITRNVTRGSVGGGEDLLDPNPVVDILEVSQGATIFQEGVDWQQSGNHVDWLGSGNEPAIGTTYTVRWTYTKQMVKGTDYVDSGWFGQANHPAAGNYFYLVTAYNASGETAFNAAAVIARATAAGEMNKLSWLPVSGATGYRVYRAATNGARTDYKRLMELGSEALSYVDDGVEEIGTASPSATNTAGLNMSPVQLELGNLNVINFGRGSLGDQPVNGSNCSLDYDYYLGRRDIVYATTTEIKRLEGAPADFPKLPIVPENALGLGSIDCPPNSTDMEIRNFGLTRITMDQIHDIIQDVEDLKYNDAQYQMNNELQNRDAQTKKGIYSDDFSNTAQSDIYHAEWDARVNEIARFVAPDRIPHSTVLSVDQAGSNASFFGSLALLPGNETVLVEQNDWSEERNINPYAVFDKPPAMLQITPNLGRRGQTGIAVTGINFTPSKSGIVLRCDGQVMASNLISDEAGRVSASFTIPTNARNGNRIVEMADGVYSARASLQINDPLVITRIERIIENRIIRVPVVQVVWRTQTIFVPRDPLAQTFSFTQNQVISSIGLQFTARDPSIPVTVQIRGVTTGLPNGVVFAEKVLAPNEISLSGETRIRFDDPFYAEANTSYAVVLLTNSTNYKVRTATLGKMGRWGIITRQTYMEGVLLESSNAETWTPLNGSDLAMKIYGYNFQSEGMIRFQPITGVQFSDINLDEYSAIPQGTGLDWEYSTDGGVTWDAMVPAEEERLPNLATRVQVRVRLSSSLSNDTPAINFRDVNLVGYLNKTTGAYLTRENELTQGVESTKAYVQMQIPSGTTLQWFASNDGGLTWEAMTIQDTRPIDENWTEYTLVRTFTDNTGNKVRYKAEMTGTPLIYPRIHSLGATLS, encoded by the coding sequence ATGAGCATCTCACGCGAGACATTCGACCCGACCAAGAACTACAAGCGCATCCGCTACCATCAGGATCGCGACCTGCTGGATTCCGAACTCAACGAGCAGCAGGACATCATCAACCTGGAGCGGCGCAAGATCGCCGACATCCTGTTCAAGGAAGGCTCCATCATCATGGGTCTGGAGGTCAGCGCGGCCGCCAACGTCCTGACCCTGGCCCCGGGCGTGGTCTACATCGACGGCCATCTGGAACAGGTGAGCGGAGCGACCCTGACCTATGATCCGGCCACCACCAGCGGGGCCGATTACGTTTATGTGGAGCTGCTGAAGTACAACTACGGCTACACCCAGGACCCGGCCCTGATCAATCCGGCCACCGGCGAGCCTACCGCCGAGCGGGAAAAATGGGTTCTCTCTCTCAAGGCGACGGATACCAGCGGCCAGACGCTGCCCAACAACGTGGCCGAGCGCCGGGTGATCCCGATCTACAAGTTCGACCGCGAGAGCGGCGACGTCACGCCCACGGTGCAGGAGAAGTCCAACCTATACCTGCGGGATCTGCTGGGCACGCTGCCGGGCAGCCGGATTACCGTCTCCTCGATCACCGAGGATCAGCTCTCCTTCGCCGCCGCCGAGGGGCTCAACTCCCTGATTCAGAACCTGGCCGAGCGCACCTTCGACCAGGCCGGAAGCTATCTGGTGCGGGGCTTCGACACCTTCATCGGCGGCGTCGACGACGACAGCGTGGAGGCGATCACCAACGCCGGACGCGCCTACATCCAGGGCTTCCGCCATCAACGCGATCTGCCCACCTCGACCCTGGTGCCCAAATCCATCGCCACCAAGTCGGTACGCGGCGAGCAGAAGACCTTCGACATCAACAAGCGCCGCTATCCGGTCAACTCCACGCCGCTCAAGGAGACGACCCAGGTGGAAGCCATCGTCGAGATCACCCGCAACGTCACTCGCGGATCGGTGGGCGGCGGCGAAGACCTGCTCGACCCCAATCCGGTGGTGGACATCCTCGAGGTCAGCCAGGGAGCGACCATCTTCCAGGAGGGCGTGGACTGGCAGCAGTCGGGCAACCATGTCGACTGGCTCGGCTCCGGCAACGAACCGGCCATCGGCACCACCTACACGGTGCGCTGGACCTACACCAAGCAGATGGTCAAGGGCACCGACTATGTGGACAGCGGCTGGTTCGGACAGGCCAACCATCCGGCGGCCGGGAACTATTTCTATCTGGTGACCGCCTACAACGCGAGCGGAGAGACGGCCTTCAACGCCGCTGCGGTCATTGCCCGAGCCACCGCAGCCGGGGAGATGAACAAGCTCTCCTGGCTGCCGGTCAGCGGCGCGACCGGCTATCGCGTCTACCGGGCCGCCACCAACGGCGCACGCACCGATTACAAGCGCCTGATGGAACTGGGCAGCGAGGCGCTCTCCTACGTCGACGACGGTGTCGAGGAGATCGGCACCGCTTCGCCTTCCGCCACCAACACGGCCGGACTCAACATGTCGCCGGTGCAGCTCGAGCTGGGCAATCTCAATGTGATCAACTTCGGGCGCGGCAGCCTCGGCGACCAGCCGGTGAACGGTTCCAACTGCAGCCTGGACTACGACTATTACCTCGGCCGTCGCGACATCGTTTACGCCACCACCACCGAGATCAAGCGGCTGGAAGGGGCTCCGGCCGATTTCCCGAAGCTGCCCATCGTGCCGGAAAACGCCCTGGGGCTGGGCAGCATCGACTGCCCGCCCAACTCCACCGACATGGAGATCCGCAACTTCGGTCTGACCCGCATCACCATGGACCAGATCCACGACATCATTCAGGACGTCGAGGATCTGAAGTACAACGATGCCCAGTACCAGATGAACAACGAACTGCAGAACCGGGACGCCCAGACCAAGAAAGGCATCTACTCGGACGACTTCTCGAACACCGCCCAGTCGGACATCTACCACGCCGAATGGGACGCCCGGGTCAACGAGATCGCCCGCTTCGTCGCGCCGGACCGCATTCCGCACTCCACCGTGCTCTCGGTCGATCAGGCGGGCAGCAACGCGAGCTTCTTCGGCAGCCTGGCGCTTTTGCCGGGCAACGAGACCGTGCTGGTGGAGCAGAACGACTGGTCCGAGGAGCGCAACATCAACCCCTACGCGGTGTTCGACAAGCCCCCGGCCATGCTGCAGATCACGCCCAACCTCGGGCGGCGCGGCCAGACCGGCATTGCCGTCACCGGTATCAACTTCACCCCGAGCAAGTCCGGCATCGTGCTGCGCTGCGACGGCCAGGTGATGGCCAGCAACCTGATCAGCGACGAGGCCGGTCGGGTCAGCGCCTCCTTCACCATTCCGACCAACGCCCGCAACGGAAACCGCATCGTGGAGATGGCCGACGGCGTCTACTCGGCTCGGGCCAGCCTGCAGATCAACGATCCGCTGGTCATCACCCGCATCGAGCGCATCATAGAGAATCGCATCATCCGCGTGCCCGTGGTGCAGGTGGTCTGGCGCACCCAGACCATCTTCGTACCCCGCGATCCGCTGGCCCAGACCTTCAGCTTCACCCAAAACCAGGTGATCTCCAGCATCGGACTGCAGTTCACCGCCAGGGACCCGAGCATTCCGGTCACGGTGCAGATTCGCGGCGTTACCACCGGTCTGCCCAACGGCGTGGTGTTCGCCGAGAAGGTGCTGGCCCCGAACGAGATCAGCCTGAGCGGCGAGACCCGCATTCGCTTCGACGACCCGTTCTACGCCGAGGCCAATACCAGCTATGCCGTGGTGCTGCTGACCAACAGCACCAATTACAAGGTTCGCACCGCCACCCTTGGCAAGATGGGCCGCTGGGGCATCATCACCCGGCAGACCTACATGGAGGGCGTGCTGCTGGAGAGCTCCAACGCCGAGACCTGGACGCCGCTCAACGGCTCCGACCTGGCGATGAAGATCTACGGCTACAACTTCCAGTCCGAGGGGATGATCCGCTTCCAGCCGATCACCGGCGTGCAGTTCTCCGATATCAACCTCGACGAATACTCGGCCATCCCCCAGGGCACCGGCCTCGACTGGGAATACTCCACCGACGGCGGCGTGACCTGGGACGCCATGGTTCCCGCCGAGGAGGAACGGCTGCCTAACCTCGCCACCCGGGTTCAGGTCCGCGTGCGTCTGAGCAGCTCGCTCTCCAACGACACTCCGGCCATCAACTTCCGCGACGTCAACCTGGTGGGCTACCTCAACAAAACCACCGGGGCCTACCTGACCCGCGAGAACGAGCTGACCCAGGGGGTGGAATCGACCAAGGCCTACGTGCAGATGCAAATCCCCAGCGGCACAACCCTGCAATGGTTCGCCAGTAACGACGGCGGCCTGACCTGGGAGGCGATGACCATCCAGGACACCCGGCCCATCGACGAGAACTGGACCGAATACACCCTGGTGCGCACCTTCACCGACAACACCGGCAACAAGGTCCGCTACAAGGCCGAGATGACCGGCACGCCGCTGATCTACCCGCGCATCCATTCGCTGGGCGCGACCCTGAGCTAA
- a CDS encoding amidoligase family protein: MNLKEIHYGIEIETVKRTREQIAWAIHSVVGGTVRHVGIPSSYDPWEVEDLRGRVWKVVGDASLTSVPAHLRAEVVSPVLGYDDIPQLQEAVRAIRRAGGKINSQCGIHIHIDAAPFDGRHLGNLAKIIYKQEPLILHALGISRDRLNRYTRPVSDELIQRIEQHRPRTKDQLNRIWYGYHNRQPQHYDSSRYHGVNLHNVWYRGTVEFRWFEATLHAGRIKAYLQFCLAVAAKALNGRAASSRKRDFDPQSAKYDFRVFLLHLGLIGDEFKTARKHLMANMPGDAAFKNGRPKPEDVLPDETETTTLTNEAGQVPGLTV, from the coding sequence ATGAACCTGAAAGAGATCCACTACGGGATCGAGATCGAGACCGTAAAACGCACCCGGGAACAGATCGCCTGGGCCATCCACTCGGTGGTGGGCGGCACGGTCCGCCATGTCGGTATCCCCAGCAGCTATGACCCCTGGGAAGTCGAGGACCTGCGCGGCCGGGTCTGGAAGGTGGTGGGGGACGCCTCCCTGACCAGCGTCCCGGCCCATCTGCGGGCCGAGGTGGTCAGCCCGGTGCTCGGCTACGACGACATCCCGCAACTACAGGAGGCGGTCCGGGCCATCCGCCGCGCTGGGGGCAAGATCAACAGCCAGTGCGGCATCCACATCCATATCGATGCCGCGCCCTTCGATGGCAGGCACCTGGGTAACCTGGCCAAGATCATCTACAAGCAGGAGCCGCTGATCCTCCACGCCCTCGGCATCAGCCGCGACCGCCTCAACCGCTACACACGGCCAGTCAGCGACGAGCTGATCCAACGCATCGAACAGCATCGCCCCCGCACCAAGGATCAGCTCAACCGCATCTGGTACGGCTACCACAACCGCCAGCCCCAGCACTACGACAGCAGCCGCTACCACGGGGTCAACCTGCACAACGTCTGGTACCGGGGAACGGTGGAGTTCCGCTGGTTCGAGGCGACCCTCCACGCGGGGCGAATCAAGGCCTACCTGCAATTCTGCCTCGCCGTCGCCGCCAAGGCGCTCAACGGCCGGGCCGCTTCCAGCCGCAAGCGAGACTTCGATCCCCAGAGCGCCAAGTACGACTTCCGGGTCTTCCTGCTCCACCTCGGCCTGATCGGCGATGAGTTCAAGACCGCCCGCAAGCATCTGATGGCCAACATGCCCGGCGACGCCGCCTTCAAGAACGGACGGCCCAAACCGGAGGACGTCCTTCCGGATGAAACCGAAACCACCACTCTCACCAACGAGGCCGGGCAAGTTCCCGGCCTCACTGTTTAA
- a CDS encoding DUF5049 domain-containing protein: MKILIRSTTLDGEPIPGSGETIQAADCLEVVELMRGQTPFTANRAPRDYMTEVLSGIEGGPTQPLPEDTAAAAAEFLTRLARHGLIEFLPDDKASDPWPERFLEALETVRLSGRTNMLDHPEVTRLTAEMGYPEVAEWLAGHRREYSTFVLEGTRPLGKNFGGKEDPAPCADK; the protein is encoded by the coding sequence ATGAAGATTCTGATCCGCTCCACCACGCTGGACGGCGAACCGATCCCCGGCAGCGGGGAAACCATCCAGGCCGCCGACTGCCTCGAAGTTGTCGAGCTGATGCGCGGCCAGACGCCGTTCACCGCCAACCGAGCGCCCCGCGACTACATGACCGAGGTGCTTTCCGGCATCGAAGGCGGACCGACCCAGCCTCTGCCGGAGGACACCGCCGCTGCGGCCGCCGAGTTTCTCACTCGTCTGGCTCGGCACGGACTGATCGAGTTTCTGCCCGACGACAAGGCCAGCGATCCCTGGCCGGAACGCTTCCTCGAAGCCCTGGAAACGGTGCGGCTCTCCGGGCGCACCAACATGCTCGACCACCCGGAGGTGACCCGGCTGACCGCCGAGATGGGCTACCCGGAGGTGGCCGAGTGGCTGGCGGGTCACCGGCGCGAATACTCGACCTTCGTCCTCGAAGGGACGAGACCGCTCGGTAAGAACTTCGGCGGCAAGGAGGACCCGGCTCCATGTGCGGACAAGTAG
- a CDS encoding glucosamine 6-phosphate synthetase: MCGQVGIIFGRKRRRPDERDYLREVFIRMLLHSEERGPHASGLAWLKTDGSYRIFKRPMRAHELVYEKPFQELLGQVDNETTILMGHTRWRTRGNEFNSRNNHPIRAGIVIGTHNGTIYNADYLFRRLGLPRYAEVDSELIFRLADRFAPEGPIDQEGLKKALALCRGQMSAVLASRLDPGTITVLKGNKPLCLRIHRQHRVVLYASDDAFIDFAVDNEKVWRELEVPPMTMLTIRHADVRAIENSEFRFIPQERKGTLPEGANA, encoded by the coding sequence ATGTGCGGACAAGTAGGCATCATCTTCGGCCGCAAGCGCAGGCGGCCCGACGAGCGGGATTACCTGCGCGAGGTCTTCATCCGCATGCTGCTGCACAGCGAGGAGCGCGGCCCGCATGCCTCCGGTCTGGCCTGGCTCAAGACCGACGGCAGCTACCGTATCTTCAAGCGGCCGATGCGGGCGCACGAACTGGTCTACGAGAAGCCGTTCCAGGAGCTGCTCGGGCAGGTCGACAACGAGACCACCATCCTCATGGGCCACACCCGCTGGCGCACCCGGGGCAACGAGTTCAACAGCCGCAACAACCATCCCATCCGGGCCGGGATCGTCATCGGCACCCACAACGGCACCATCTACAACGCCGATTATCTGTTCCGCCGTCTCGGGCTGCCGCGCTACGCCGAGGTGGACAGCGAGCTGATCTTCCGCCTGGCCGACCGTTTCGCGCCCGAAGGCCCCATCGACCAGGAGGGGCTAAAGAAGGCGCTTGCCCTCTGTCGCGGCCAGATGAGCGCCGTGCTGGCCTCGCGACTCGACCCCGGCACCATCACCGTGCTCAAGGGCAACAAGCCGCTCTGCCTGCGCATCCACCGCCAGCACCGGGTGGTGCTCTATGCCTCGGACGACGCCTTTATCGACTTTGCCGTGGACAACGAGAAGGTTTGGCGCGAGCTGGAGGTGCCGCCCATGACCATGCTCACCATCCGCCACGCGGATGTGCGGGCCATCGAGAACAGCGAATTCCGCTTCATACCCCAGGAGCGCAAAGGGACACTGCCCGAAGGAGCGAATGCATGA